The following proteins come from a genomic window of Malus domestica chromosome 02, GDT2T_hap1:
- the LOC103451367 gene encoding DEAD-box ATP-dependent RNA helicase 17: protein MVAAKRKPTETEESDIFAPCSFSSIGLHTQLCEQLEERLGFKAPTLVQAQAIPVILSGRHVLVNAATGTGKTVAYLAPVIHHLHLYQPRIQRSDGTFALVLVPTRELCLQVHEILHKVLHRFHWIVPGYVMGGENRSKEKARLRKGISILVATPGRLLDHLKNTASFVHTNLRWIIFDEADRILELGFGKEIEEILDLLGSRQHGSAAKNVAVTSKYEFPRQNLLLSATLNEKVNHLAKMSLEKPVMIGMPEKKRQSIALHEHLGSDADDDDTQTMNTTGSVSEDYRLPAQLTQKYVKVPCNARLAVLLSILKYLFERQTSEKIVLFFSTCDAVDFHYSLLSEFQFKPSSGPDAEPKHRFVNCKTFRLHGNMEQEDRRTAFETFKREKSALLLSTDVCARGLDFPKVKCIIQYDSPGEATEYVHRVGRTARLGERGDSLLFLQPIEMDYLKELEKHGVSLTEFPLLKILDSFPLYGHKHVRKFVSIDGHPWVMSLQKALEAFTDKPDMKILAKNAFCSWVRAYTAHRGELKRIFMVKKLHLGHVAKSFALKDQPSLVGKSFHNQEKKRKRDEKHKGSSRKRKVSRKT from the exons ATGGTGGCCGCCAAGAGAAAACCGACCGAAACAGAGGAATCCGATATCTTCGCGCCTTGCTCTTTCTCCAGTATCGGACTTCACACACAATTATGCGAACAACTCGAAG AGAGGTTGGGCTTCAAAGCTCCGACTCTGGTCCAAGCTCAAGCCATCCCGGTCATCCTCTCCGGCCGCCACGTGCTCGTCAATGCGGCCACCGGCACGGGGAAGACCGTGGCGTATTTGGCTCCAGTCATCCACCACCTGCACTTGTACCAGCCTCGGATTCAGCGCTCCGACGGAACTTTCGCGCTGGTTCTTGTGCCCACGAGGGAGCTGTGTTTGCAGGTTCACGAGATTCTGCACAAGGTGCTGCACAGGTTTCATTGGATTGTTCCGGGTTATGTAATGGGGGGTGAAAACAGGTCTAAGGAGAAGGCCCGTCTGCGAAAAG GCATATCTATTCTTGTTGCAACTCCTGGACGGCTCTTGGATCACCTGAAGAATACTGCTTCTTTCGTGCACACGAATTTGCGTTGGATTATCTTCGATGAAGCAGATAG AATTTTGGAATtgggatttggaaaagaaatagAGGAAATACTAGATCTTTTAGGCTCAAGGCAACATGGCTCTGCCGCTAAGAATGTCGCTGTTACAAGTAAATATGAGTTTCCGAGGCAGAATTTGCTATTATCAGCTACCTTAAATGAAAAAGTCAATCACCTTGCAAAAATGAGTTTAGAGAAACCTGTTATGATTGGCATGCCTGAGAAGAAGAGGCAGTCTATTGCATTGCATGAGCATTTAGGATCGGACGCGGATGATGATGACACACAAACAATGAACACAACAGGCTCTGTTAGTGAAGATTATAGACTTCCTGCTCAATTGACACAGAAATATGTAAAAG TACCATGTAATGCGCGGCTTGCTGTACTTCTTTCCATTCTAAAGTATCTTTTTGAGCGACAAACTTCCGAAAAG ATTGTGCTATTCTTTTCAACATGTGATGCAGTGGATTTTCACTACTCCTTGTTAAGTGAGTTTCAATTCAAACCTTCTTCAGGACCAGATGCAGAACCTAAGCATAGGTTTGTTAATTGTAAGACCTTCCGGTTACATGGGAATATGGAGCAGGAGGACCGAAGAACTGCTTTTGAGACCTTCAAAAGAGAAAAATCGGCTCTTCTTTTGTCCACAGATGTTTGTGCTAGAGGTTTGGATTTCCCGAAAGTAAAATGTATTATACAATATGATTCTCCAGGCGAGGCTACTGAATATGTTCATAG GGTTGGAAGAACCGCTCGGCTGGGTGAACGAGGAGATTCATTGTTGTTTCTACAGCCAATTGAAATGGATTATTTGAAAGAGTTGGAGAAACATGGTGTTTCTCTAACAGAGTTTCCCCTCCTCAAAATATTAGATAGTTTTCCACTATATGGTCATAAGCATGTCAGGAAATTTGTTTCCATTGACGGACATCCCTGGGTTATGTCTTTGCAAAAGGCGCTCGAAGCATTTACCGATAAG cCGGATATGAAGATACTGGCCAAAAACGCATTTTGCTCGTGGGTTCGTGCATACACTGCCCACCGTGGTGAGCTGAAAAGAATATTTATGGTGAAGAAACTTCACTTGGGACATGTTGCGAAAAGCTTTGCATTGAAAGACCAGCCTTCCTTGGTCGGTAAGTCATTCCACAATCaagaaaaaaagaggaagagggaCGAAAAGCATAAGGGATCATCGAGAAAGAGGAAGGTTTCGAGGAAAACATGA